In the Candidatus Rhodoblastus alkanivorans genome, one interval contains:
- a CDS encoding NADP oxidoreductase, whose translation MNAFPSQRPEKRLRIATATLGGCFGCHMSLLDIDERILELAKIADFDRSPFTDIKHCGPSDIGLIEGGVTNSENVHVLREFRANCRTLIAVGACAINGGLPAQRNPIDIGDLLREVYCERVDENPQIPSDPELPLLLDKVYPIHEIVRVDYAIPGCPPSADALWKFLTDLIGGRTPRLDYAHFRFD comes from the coding sequence ATGAACGCTTTTCCCTCGCAACGCCCGGAAAAACGCCTGAGGATCGCCACCGCGACGCTCGGCGGCTGTTTCGGCTGCCATATGTCGCTGCTCGACATCGACGAGCGCATATTGGAGCTGGCGAAGATCGCCGATTTCGACCGCTCGCCCTTCACCGACATCAAACATTGCGGGCCAAGCGACATCGGCCTGATCGAAGGTGGCGTCACCAACTCCGAAAATGTCCATGTGCTGCGCGAATTCCGCGCCAATTGCCGGACCCTGATCGCGGTTGGCGCCTGCGCGATCAATGGCGGCCTGCCGGCGCAACGCAATCCGATCGACATCGGCGACCTGCTGCGCGAAGTCTATTGCGAGCGCGTGGACGAAAACCCGCAAATTCCGAGCGATCCCGAACTGCCGCTGCTGCTCGACAAGGTCTATCCGATCCACGAAATCGTGCGGGTCGATTACGCCATTCCCGGCTGTCCGCCTTCGGCCGACGCCTTGTGGAAATTTCTGACCGATCTGATCGGCGGACGCACGCCGCGCCTCGATTACGCTCATTTCCGTTTCGATTGA
- a CDS encoding Ni/Fe hydrogenase subunit alpha, whose protein sequence is MFPLENAETKQGLRRIAIDPVTRVEGHGKVTLLLDDDNHVHQARLHIVEFRGFEAFIEGRPYWEVPVTVQRLCGICPVSHQLAAVKAMDLIAGYERLTPTAEKLRRLMHYGQILQSHAVHFFHLASPDLLLGFDSEPTKRNILGVAAQFPDIAKQGIFLRKYGQEVIRHVSGKRIHGVGAIPGGVSKALTDVERDELRRDVDTMIQWARDAVRLVARIHTTHPEFYDSFGEFRASMMSLVGPDGALELYDGALRARDADGGLIFDGAPCASYNEFLQEEVKSWTYMKFPHIRALGAEAGWYRVGPLARVQTCDFIATPLAEAERKNFLAAGGGKPRHGTLLYHWARMIEALHAAETIRDLLDDVEIVGTDLIGEKGERREEAVGVIEAPRGTLIHHYRVGADDLVKYCNLIVSTTNNNQAMNEAVRSVARSFIDGNEVTEGLLNHIEVAIRAYDPCLSCATHAIGQMPLQVDLVDSSGALVSRRAKNFSAA, encoded by the coding sequence ATGTTCCCGCTGGAAAACGCCGAAACCAAACAGGGCCTCCGCCGCATCGCCATCGATCCGGTGACGAGGGTCGAAGGCCACGGCAAAGTCACTCTGCTGCTCGACGACGACAATCACGTCCATCAGGCGCGCCTGCACATCGTCGAATTCCGCGGCTTCGAGGCTTTCATCGAGGGTCGGCCGTACTGGGAGGTTCCGGTCACCGTGCAGCGCCTGTGCGGCATCTGCCCGGTCAGCCACCAGCTCGCCGCGGTCAAGGCGATGGACCTGATCGCGGGCTATGAGCGGCTGACGCCGACGGCCGAGAAATTGCGCCGGCTGATGCATTACGGCCAGATCCTGCAATCGCATGCGGTGCATTTCTTCCATCTCGCCTCGCCCGATCTCCTGCTCGGCTTCGACAGCGAGCCGACGAAGCGCAACATTCTCGGGGTCGCGGCGCAATTTCCCGATATTGCGAAACAGGGCATCTTCCTGCGCAAATATGGCCAGGAGGTCATCCGCCATGTTTCGGGCAAGCGCATCCATGGCGTCGGCGCCATCCCCGGCGGCGTCTCCAAAGCGCTGACCGACGTGGAGCGCGACGAATTGCGCCGCGACGTCGACACCATGATCCAATGGGCGCGCGACGCCGTCCGCCTCGTGGCGAGGATTCACACGACCCATCCGGAATTCTACGACTCCTTCGGCGAATTCCGCGCCTCGATGATGAGCCTCGTCGGGCCCGATGGCGCGCTGGAGCTTTATGACGGCGCGCTTCGCGCCCGCGACGCCGATGGCGGATTGATCTTCGACGGCGCGCCCTGCGCCAGCTACAACGAATTCCTGCAGGAAGAGGTCAAGTCCTGGACCTATATGAAATTCCCGCATATCCGCGCGCTCGGCGCGGAAGCGGGCTGGTATCGCGTCGGCCCGCTTGCGCGCGTCCAGACCTGCGATTTCATCGCGACCCCGCTCGCCGAGGCCGAGCGGAAAAACTTCCTCGCAGCCGGCGGCGGCAAGCCGCGCCACGGCACGCTGCTGTACCATTGGGCGCGAATGATCGAGGCCCTCCACGCGGCGGAAACGATCCGCGATCTCCTCGACGATGTCGAGATCGTCGGGACCGATCTGATCGGCGAAAAAGGCGAACGCCGCGAAGAGGCGGTCGGGGTGATCGAGGCGCCGCGCGGAACGCTGATCCATCATTATCGCGTCGGCGCCGACGATCTCGTCAAATATTGCAATCTCATCGTCTCGACCACCAACAACAACCAGGCGATGAACGAGGCCGTCCGCAGCGTGGCGCGGAGCTTCATTGACGGAAACGAGGTCACCGAGGGCCTGCTCAACCATATCGAGGTCGCGATCCGCGCCTATGATCCCTGCCTGTCCTGCGCCACCCACGCCATCGGCCAGATGCCGCTGCAGGTCGATCTGGTGGATTCCTCGGGCGCGCTCGTGAGCCGTCGCGCGAAGAATTTTTCCGCCGCGTGA